DNA sequence from the Parasphaerochaeta coccoides DSM 17374 genome:
TGGCCTTGTGCCGTCTGTCGCAATAGGCATGCAGGTTGACATGACGATGAAGATTATCGGATTGAAAGAATTTCCTCTGGCCGTGTATGCTGGTTATGAATTCTCCCGCAAACAGCCGAGCAATGGTGGAATGGTCTGGGGAGTGTCGTTCAATCTATGAACGTAGCGCAATCCGTGCGTTCTGAGCAACGGGCGCATGAACTGGTGGCGCGATTGATGATGCTATCCCGCAAGGAGAACTCGCATCCGCAGTAATCTTGCCTATACAATCCCAGCTCCTTGCTCAGGGTGACGCTACGGGCGAAACCATCCTTCTTCTTGAAATCTATTTTCTCAAAGCCTTCAAACTGCTCGCCGACAGAGAAGATGGTCGCGCTTTTCTTGAATCTGCTGACTGTCAGGGTAGTGGTGAACCTGCTGAATCCAAGTTCGCTGGCTTTCTTCCACGTCTCCCTGAGATTATAGGCGAAACAGAGGGAGCATCTTTCCCCGTGTTCGGGGGCATCTTCATGTCCGGCTATTGCCTGACGCCATGCGGCATGGTTCCATTCTCCCCTGATGACAGGCAGATTGTAAAATTCCGCTACGCGGCACAGTTCACGGTAACGTTTGTCGGCTTCGGACAGAGGATAAATGTTGCTGTTGCCAAACCACACCGTAGGACGCCAGCCGTCCATGACAAGGCGTTCCAGCGCAGCGGTTGAACATGGTCCGCAGCATGCATGGAGAAGTATGCCTGGCGCGACATCAGGAATCAAGGTCATCATGGGCGTATCCTAACCTGCCAATCAGGAGACTGTAAAGACATCTTGCTCCGTACAGAAAATGTGTTTACCATTACTGAGGAGGATGTTCCATGAAACACAAATCCTTGATGATAGCCTTTGCGGTGGCGGCCGCAATTACCATAACCCTTCCTGCAACGGTTCTGCCGGGGTTGGGCAAGCTCGGTATCCTTGCCCTCCTGCTATTTCTTTTCCTATATGCCCAGCGTGCGACCTTGTTCTTTGTCCAAGGGAATCGTGAACTTTCCCGGCCAATGCCCGACATGGAAAAAGTCTGGCATTCATACGCCAGGGCGTGCAAGGCAGGTCTGCCTGCGAAGCGTCTCATCGACATTGCCAATGCGCATATCCAACGAGGGGATGTGGATGAAGGAAGAATGCTGCTCGATTCACCGGCGGTCAAAGCTTTGGAAGATGAAAAAGACCGTGCCCGGATTCAACTAATCCAGTCCATGGCGGATTTTCGTGACGGGAACCTGAAAGGAGCTGTAGCCCGTCTTGTCGGACTGCGGGAAAAAGGGATACGGGACAAAACCCTCTACATAAACCTGAGCACATATCTTTTGGCTGCCGGAGAGATGTCCCAAGCTGATGAACTTCTCGCCGAGGCACAGGATGAAGATATCTCCAGCGCGGGACTTGATGATAACCGCGGGTGGAGCGCAATCATCAAGGGAGATTGGGATGCCGCCGCAACCATATATGACGCGCTGTTCAAGGACTCAAGCCCAGGATTCCCCGAAGCGTTCCTCCATGCGGCGCAGGTGCGCTTCCACTATGCTTTGGTTGAAGACGGGTTGATATTGCTTGGAGAGGCGTTGGAGAAACGTTTCTCCTGCGTGACAGGGGCTGCTGTCCCTGTCATCCAGGACATCATCGACACTCTTTCCGATGAAGGAAAGATGAACGCGACCTTGGCAGTGCTTGAAGACAAAAGAGCCGTTGTCGCCGCGGGCGGATCCCCATGGTGATGCATGAACGCATCTGACGGGAAAATGAGGCCATGATGAAAAAATTACTGAAACTGCTGACTGGACGTCTTTTTATTTCCATCATCCTAATCGCCATCCAGCTCATTCTGATGGTCTTTGCCATTGATTACCTTGCGACTTTCAAGGTGGTGGTCCCCTTGTTCTATACATTGAGTTTTCTCATTGTTGTCTTCATCCTGTTCAGAGATGAGAATCCGGCGTACAAGATAGCATGGATGCTGCCCATCCTTGTTTTTCCAATCTACGGAGGAATCTTTTACTTGATGTTTGGGAACAAGAAGCTCCGTGCCATGAAAAGCCCCAATCTCCGTCGGCTGTCGGAGAGATACCAGAATGCCCGTGTCAACGGACCGCGGCAGGATACCGTGGTGCGTCAGGCTTTGCAGACAATGAGCCCTTTGTTCGTTCGCCAGAGCGACTATATCTTCGCAACGAGCGAATTTCCTGTCTGGAAAGATACCCAGATGGAATATTTTTCATCAGGGGAGACATTCTTTGATTCGTTGCTTGCGGAACTCAAAGCCGCCCGCAGATTCATTTTCCTGGAATTCTTCATTGTGGCATCCGGCAAAGTCTGGGACATGATATTCAGCATACTTGTCCAGAAGGTAAGGGAAGGGGTTGATGTCCGCTTCATGTATGACGATGTCGGTTCCATCACTACGATTCCCTCTGGATTTGACAAGATGTTGGCCGCCACAGGCATCAAGGTGGTGGCTTTCAATCCATTGAAGACACATCTCAACGCTCGTTTCAATTTTCGGAACCACAGGAAAATATGTGTCATCGACGGCAACATCGCCTATACCGGCGGCTTGAATCTTGCTGACGAGTACGTCAATCGCTCAATCCGGTTTGGGCACTGGAAGGATACAGGAGTGATGATCAAGGGCGACGCGGTATGGAACATGACGCTCATGTTCCTCCAGCTCTGGCTTTTCTCAACCGGTAAGGACTTGGAACTTGATGCATATCGTCCGACAAAGAAATATCCTACCGATGGCTTCGTCCAGCCCTTTGGTGATGCTCCAGGGGACAACCACAACGTAGGTGAGAACGTCTACATGCAAATCATCAATACGGCTCGACATTATGTATGGATGACGACGCCCTACCTGATTTTGGACAATGAGATGCTCACTGCCTTGAGGATAGCCGCCCAGAGCGGCATTGATGTCCGCATCATCACGCCTCATTACGCTGACAAGCCGTATGTGCATCCGGTCACTCGTTCTTATTACCGGAACCTGCTTGAGGCAGGAGTCCGCATCTATGAATATGTTCCCGGTTTCATTCATTCCAAGATGTTTGTCTGTGATGACGAGATGGCTGTCGTCGGCACGACCAACATGGATTATCGTTCCTTCTTTTTGCATTTTGAATGCGGAATCATGTTTTTCGGTTCTTCGGTGGTCATGAAGGTGAGGGACGACATCAGGGATACCTTTGAGGTCTGCGATGAAATGACGGTGGACAAGGTCGATGCGCTCTCTCTGCCCAAGAAATTTATCCAGGTTTTTTTCAAGGCATTCGCGCCACTGATGTGAGTCTCGCTGATACGCTCTTACGCTCTCAGATGTCTACGCCGAGCCATCCTTTGACCAGGAAGCCGATGCCGAAGGAGATAGCGGCGACCGACAGGCTGATACCAGCCATCTGGATAAATCGTTTGAAGAAAGGCAGACTTTTCGCCACGCTGACGTAGTAAGTGAAGAAAATGATAATCAGCAGCATGGTAGCAAGCATGATAATCAAAGCAGTCAGCCATGCGTGGGAAGGAAGGAGCAGGTAGGGGAGGATGAGCAGAGCGACGGTGACAAGGTAGGCGGCTCCCGTGTAAAGACTACTTTTCAGAGCGTTGTCCGGGGAGTCTTCGTTTTTCTTGGACAGATATTCGCTTCCCGCCATGGAGAGAGTAGCCGCTATGCCAGTAATCATACCGGAGAGCGCAATGAGCCGGGTGTTCGTCAGGGCGAGGGTCAGTCCCGCTAAAGTGCCGCTCAGCTCGACCAATGCATCGGACAGCCCAAGGACGAATGAACCGAGATATCTCAGTCTTTCCTCATCCAGCATTTCCAACAGTTGCCTTTCATGGTCTTCTTCATCGTCGGCTATGGTACGTGCTTCGGGGATCACATGCTCCCATGTGTGGTAGTTCAGGTTCGTTCGGTCTTCACGTTTTTCCATTTTTTTGATGATGAAAGTGAATCCCAGGATGAAACTGAGGAAATAGTTCCAATATACAGTGAACATGTGGGCTTTCGGCTTACTGCCGGTGTAACGTGTCCAGATATGGGCATGACGTTCTTCGTCCTTGGCAAGCTTCAATATGACAGCTTTGTTATGCTGATCTTTGACGTGGCGTCCTATCTTTGCGTAGGTCAGCATGTCGTCAGCTTCGATTCTCTGCATTTTTTTCAGAAAGGTTATTGCTTCAGCCGGTATATCGGATGTTTTTCCCATGTTTTCTCCCGTAGTGGAGCGCCCCTGCGGGACAGACGGGCGCATGCCATCTACGTGAGTATAACATCATATCCTGTGTTTTGGGAACGGCAGAGCGATGGCAAGAACAGACAAAGAACAGACAAAGAGTGGGTGTAGTGAGGATGATGGCGGGAACTCCCTGTCTCCGTTCTTTGTGCTTGACGGAAGTTACTCTATATAGATACACTTGATGCATGAATGAGGAAATGCATGACTGATTACGATGAGTTGATTGCTGTATTTGCATCGACCACTGATACTGAGAAGATGAAGCAGCTTCTGGATGAGCTGTTGACACCGCATGAGAAGAAATCTGTCCTGCTTAGGTGGAATCTCATGAATGATCTCTACCAAGGCATGCCCCAGCGCGGCATAGCCTCGAAATATGGCATAAGCCTCTGCAAGGTCACGCGTGGTTCAAGGATACTGAAACAGAAGGATTCCTACTCCCGCCGTCTCCTTTCGGATAAATATGATGATCATATACAACTATGATGAATCAAGAATCATCTCTTTGGGACATTCGGAAAACGTGTGGATTGTTTGTCTTCCGTCATAAGTATCTAGACCTTGTCTCCTTTCTCTGGCTACAATCAACGCTGATATGAAAAATAAACTCTGGAATTGGGTCTTCATCGTCGTTTCCTTGTTTGCGTTCATGGGCTACCTTGTCTGGAAAGAAGGACTGACGAACATCCGTCTGCATGTGACATCAATGGCTATAGGTTGGCTTTGGGTGGGAATCCTGTTTCAGTGGGTTTCCCATGCATGTGATGCCATGATTATCTGGAAGCTGAGCCGTGATTATCCCAATTCTCCTTCGTTTCTGACCTGTATGCGCTCCATTTTAGTCGGGAACATGCTGGGACATATCACGCCCATGATGGCGGGGAATTTTCCTGCACAGATTGCCCTGCTCACCAAGGACGGGATGAGGGCAGGTGATAGCGCGACCGTTCTCATGGCAAAGGCAATCGCCTATCAGGGAGGATATGCTTGCGTGATTATTCTCAGCGTCCTGAAAGGATGGCTGTCAGGAGGGTTCGGGTTGTCTTCCGGGATATGGTTGCTTATCTATGCCGGTATGGTCGTCAGCATCTTCGCCGTTTTGTTCTTTGTCTTGGTACTGCGGGCGCAGAAGCTCATATCAGGGATTGTGAAGGTTGTGATTCGTTTCTTGGGGAAGGTAAAAATCGTGAAGAATCCCCAACGGCTCAGCGAAAGGACTGTTGAGGAAATCACCCGGATGGGAGAGAATGTGCGCGGGATGAAGACGACGTTTTCCTCATGGGTGGGCTTGATCGCTCTTGGCTTCTTGCAGGTTGCTTTCACCATGGTGTTCACCTACGCCGTATACCGGAGCCTGCGACTGTCTGGGGAATCAATCATAGATGTCGGGGCACTTCAATCTTTTGCTTCTTTAATTCACGCCTACGTGCCCATCCCAGGAGGACTGGGACTCGGAGATAGCATATTCCTTCAAATCATGGGTACGGTGATGGGAGAGAGGAATGTAGACTTTGCCATGGTCGTCTGGAGATTGCTGGCTTTTTATCTGCCCATCATGTATGGTGTGGTTGCATTCGGAATAAAAAAGAAGCAGAAGCCGGTTCCTGACGCGAGTGCGGCTTAAAGTAATATCTTGTCGCTATATCCGGCCTGAGACACAGTTATGCATGGAGGTAAGATTACATGGATACTCCTCTATATACCGTTGGTCAGTTCTGTGAAGCATATCCACCAGTGATGGACGGAGTTGCCAACGTCCTGATGAATTATGTCTCGAATCTGAGGAAAATGAACGTGGATGCCAGGTCGATAGTCTCAGGTTCAGAGGCGGATGTCGAGTCCGACAGGGACGCCGGGGATTTTCATGTCTTGCGTGCCCGTCTGTACCCATTGCCGGGTATGAAGCCGTATGGGGCTGTATCATACCCTCGTCGTTTTAGAAAGGCTCTTGATGATATCAATTTTGATATTGTCCACGCCCATGAGCCGGCTTTTCTTGGACGACTGGCATATAAGATTGCCAGAAAAAGGAACATTCCTTTCGTCATCACCTTCCATACGCAAATCAAGGATGACATCAAGTCTGTGGTCAAAAGCACGTGGATGACGGAAAAGATACTATCCATGGGCATGAAAATTTATGACAAGGCTGATGAAGTATGGGTTCCCAGTAAAGAAGCCCTGGATGTCATACGTTCCTATGGCTATCAGGGGCCTGCGACCATCATGATGAACTGCACGGATTTTGTACCTCCGGATGATACTCTGTATGCATCAATGCGGGACACCGGACGCAAGGCTTATATGAAAGATTCATCCCTTCCTCTTTTGGTTTATCTGGGACAGCAGAGCGTGAAAAAGAACATTCCTTTTTTCCTTGATGCCTTGGCAAGCATTGCCAGGGACGGGGATGAATTTGAGATGCTCATGGTGGGGGAGGGGCCTGACAAGAAATCATTCGAGACATATGTGGAAGCGCACGGACTGGGGAAGAAAGTACATTTTCTGGGACGAATCACCGATCGGGAAAAGGTCAAGACGGTCTTGGCAAGCTCCGATGTGATGATTTTCCCGTCCTTGTATGATGTCGCCAGCATAGCCATACGTGAGGCCGCGGCGTATCGTCTCCCTGTCATTGGTATTGAAGGATCCTGTACATCCTCAATCATTGAGAACGGCAAGAATGGATATCTGTCAGCCAATGACAGGCAGGCGTTCATCTCTCTCCTGCGGCATGCCATCAGGGAACCGGAGGAAAGAGCACGGCTAGGACTCTCTGCTCGTGATACCATCTATCACAGCTGGGCGGAGGTCGTTGGCGTTGTAGATGAACGGTATCGCAGTTTAATCAACGGATACCGTTCCCGTCAGGGAAAAGCTCCGTTGGTTTAGTCTGCTGCCAGTGCAGCAGCGACTGCTTTGTTCGTGTCATTGACCGCAATGATAGTGGTGTGTTCAGCGGCTGTTCTTGCGGAAAGGACGTCCATCTTTGCCGACCAGTACGGAAGGCTTTTTTTCTTTCTTGAAAGATCTGCCCTTGCCACTGCCACCATCGGCGGTGTATTTCCCATGAGAACGTCGTTTTTCCCCGTAACCAGACCGTGCAGAGTCGTTTTCCTTTTCTGCTCGTTCTCGTCCGCCATGGTATCCTGCTTCGTCTTTGAAGTCGTACCGATCCGTGCGCCGTGGTCGATCCTGATATGCTTTTCTGGAAGGAGTTCTGCGGTGGAATGAAGAAGATGACGGCTCAGGTTTTGCCTTGGTGACAAGCGGACCTTCACCTTCCGGCGCGTTGAGGGCAAAAATATCTATGACCGCTTTTGCATCGTCGGGAGTCGCCGATGCAAAGGAGTACGTAGTGCCGATGTCTATGTCCGACAGACGGGAGACTGAACCATTGGTGGCATTGGAAACATATTCTTGGAGCAGTTCCCTGTTCAAGCCGTCCTTGGTTCCCCGTGAAATGAACAGGCGTACCAAACCGCTTTCCGGATCAACTGTCTCGGCGAATCGTCCTTTCCTCCTGCCTGTGGCGTCGGAGCTGAGGTATGTGTACCGGGATTCGTCCAAGGCATTCTTGTTGAGACCTGTGAGCAGGGCGGCTACGACATCTTCCGCTGCATGGCTTTCCAGCAAATGGCGCGCAAGAGGCCGGAACTGGTCACTTTCCGCCACGGTCAGCAGGCTCTCCGTTTCCGTAGCGATACGGTTTCTCTTTGCCTCCATGATATCACTGATGGCCGGCACGGTTTCCCTGTGTATTTCCGTATGGGCTATCCGCTGGATGTACTTGAGCTTTGAATATTCCCGTGGCGTGATGAACGTGACTGCTGTACCGGAACGTCCTGCTCGTCCGGTACGACCAATCCGGTGGATATAAGCCTCCGGATTCTGCGGTATGGAATAATTGATTACATGGGTCAGGTCAGGAATATCAATGCCCCGTGCGGCTACATCGGTCGCGACCAGTACGGAGAGCTGTCTCCTGCGGAACCTATTGAGGATTGCTTCCCTCTGCTTCTGTGACAGATCCCCGTGCAGGGCATCGGCATCCTGTCCGCGGGCGACCAGCTTTTCGGTCACTTCATCACATTGAAGTTTCGTGCGGCAGAAGACAAGACCGTAGAAATCCACCGCGACATCAATGACCCGGCACAATGCTTCCAGCTTGTCGCTTTCCCTGACCTCGTAGCAGACTTGGTTGGTGAGCAAGTTGGTCATGTCTTGGGAAACGACCCGCACAATCTTCGGATCCTTCATGAAACGTTGGGCGAGATTCTGTATGGGTGCGGGCATGGTTGCGGAAAAGCAGAGCATCCGCTTGTCCGCAGGAGTACGGGACAATATGTTTTCAATATCTTCAATGAAGCCCATGTCAAGCATCTCATCGGCTTCGTCCAGAACCATGAATTTCAGGTTCTCCAAATTCAGCGTACCTCTGTCCAGATGATCCTGGACACGTCCAGGCGTTCCGACGACAATCTGCACACCTCTGTGGAGCTGCCGCAACTGGAGGGACATGGAAGCCCCGCCGTAAATGGCTGCTATGGACAAGCCAGAGGATGGACGCATGCTGGATATCTCGTCAGCCACTTGGACAGCAAGCTCACGGGTAGGAGCAAGGATTAAGGCTTGTACGGTTGAATCATGTTCATCTACGGTTTCCAAAATGGGGATGCCGAATGCGGCAGTCTTGCCTGTGCCTGTGCGGGCCTGTCCGATAACATCGGTTTTTTCATGGAGGAGAAGGGGAATACATTCCTTCTGTATTTGAGTGGGTTCTTCGAATCCTTTCTTTTTCAGCACGTCGAGGGTGCGCGCGGACAGTCCAAGGTCCGCGAAAGTAACTGTGTCTGGCATAAAGCTCCAATATATCGGGTTTTGGGATTGATGTGTCGTCCATTCTAGGAGACATAAATAGTCACGATACCACAGTAATATAATGAATTAGCTCAGTCTATGCAAGTAGTTGCTCCGGTAATCCGCCGTTCTTCGATGAATCCGGAGAAAGATTCTATCCATATTTCCTTCCCAATGGAGGGACAGAATCTTCCTGAAACCCTTCCGAACAGGCGGCTTGGTTCCGTCTGGTTGGAAAAAGCCGGAATAAAACGGATGTTGAGCATCCCTGCGTCATCATGGATTTCTGCGTTCAGAAGTCCATCATACTCATGCGCTTCCCAGATGATACCGGAAAGATTGTAGGTTTTCCCTTCATAGGAAATAAAAGAATGCCGCTCGCCACTGCCGGAGCGGGATGTCATGGCGAGAGAAATACTGCATGCCGCGCCATCATGAATACCTGTTGCATTCAGCACGGGAGATTTCTTCAACCGGACACGACCTTTCTTCCGGCACCAATCAAGCGCAGCCCAGGCTGAATCAGGACTGAACGCCTCCATGTCCTCTCCCAGGCGCAGGGTTCCGCTGACTGGCATGCCTGTTATGGTTCCCATCCAGCACGACCGTTGATTGGAAGACGCCTTACGAAGGCTCATGTCTTTGTTCTGTTTTTCGTAGATTCCCTGGAGCAGTATGATGTTGACATCAAGTCCTACGCGACCATCCGGAAGTTTGAGGGAAGGGCATGCGAACAGAAGATGCCTCTTGTTGCCACGCACGACAAAGGCCGCCCTGAGGACAGGGTTTGCCCATGTGATGTAGCCGTCTTCAGTTGAAACATGACTGAGGATTGTCGAATGTCGGAAACGGCGTCGGAAACCCATTGCATGGGCGACATCGTTTTTCTTCATATCAGCGAATGCAATCATGACAGTTTCCTTATGACCGGTACAGGAAACCTCCACAATGAGCATGTATCTGCCATCAGCTGCTGTGATGACATAGCGTTCCCATCCGGAAAGAGCGAAGCGTTTGTGTGTTGCCAAGGACTGTCTCTCCTTCATGTCCCGTGTCATTCCTCCTGTATAAAAAAGGCTGTTGCATCATCAGATACGCAACAGCCCTGGCACGTGTCTTTCTTAGGTGCTGCTATCGTGAGCTGCCTAGACCCAGGATATGGGAGAAGAAAGCCGACATGAAATTATCCTGGAGTTTGTCCGATGCCAACACCGTACCAATTGCATCTTGGGCGACAAGCTGTTGGGTGATGTATGGTGAATCGTAGAAAAGATCCAGATATGACTTCATGTCTTCATCATATGCATCATCCCCGGTCTGCGCCACAATGTAAGTCGTTCCGGCTTTATACGGACCAAGCGTTGTGCCGGAAGGCGCGGTGAACAGTTCCTTGTGGATGGTTGAGTCCTCTGCCGCAATGCTCAGGAATCCCACTGGATCGGTCGTGCTCAGAGAGAAAGTCATCAACTGGCTGTCGCTCACATTCACCGGAGTCGTCGCGACGACCGTAACATCAAAGGAAGCAGCCTCGGCGGCATCAACGAATGACGTGGCGGAAGCAGCAGTCAAGAAAGTCTGAGCTTCTTCACGCAGGACAGCATCCATCCGTTCCGGATCTGCCTGGGCTATGCGCGTCTTGATTAGGGAAAGGACGCCAGGATCTGAATAATCGGCTTCCTGTGCTGCGGCATCAATCCGCAGGAGAGCATACCCTAA
Encoded proteins:
- a CDS encoding epoxyqueuosine reductase QueH; protein product: MMTLIPDVAPGILLHACCGPCSTAALERLVMDGWRPTVWFGNSNIYPLSEADKRYRELCRVAEFYNLPVIRGEWNHAAWRQAIAGHEDAPEHGERCSLCFAYNLRETWKKASELGFSRFTTTLTVSRFKKSATIFSVGEQFEGFEKIDFKKKDGFARSVTLSKELGLYRQDYCGCEFSLRDSIINRATSSCARCSERTDCATFID
- a CDS encoding tetratricopeptide repeat protein, which translates into the protein MKHKSLMIAFAVAAAITITLPATVLPGLGKLGILALLLFLFLYAQRATLFFVQGNRELSRPMPDMEKVWHSYARACKAGLPAKRLIDIANAHIQRGDVDEGRMLLDSPAVKALEDEKDRARIQLIQSMADFRDGNLKGAVARLVGLREKGIRDKTLYINLSTYLLAAGEMSQADELLAEAQDEDISSAGLDDNRGWSAIIKGDWDAAATIYDALFKDSSPGFPEAFLHAAQVRFHYALVEDGLILLGEALEKRFSCVTGAAVPVIQDIIDTLSDEGKMNATLAVLEDKRAVVAAGGSPW
- the cls gene encoding cardiolipin synthase, with protein sequence MMKKLLKLLTGRLFISIILIAIQLILMVFAIDYLATFKVVVPLFYTLSFLIVVFILFRDENPAYKIAWMLPILVFPIYGGIFYLMFGNKKLRAMKSPNLRRLSERYQNARVNGPRQDTVVRQALQTMSPLFVRQSDYIFATSEFPVWKDTQMEYFSSGETFFDSLLAELKAARRFIFLEFFIVASGKVWDMIFSILVQKVREGVDVRFMYDDVGSITTIPSGFDKMLAATGIKVVAFNPLKTHLNARFNFRNHRKICVIDGNIAYTGGLNLADEYVNRSIRFGHWKDTGVMIKGDAVWNMTLMFLQLWLFSTGKDLELDAYRPTKKYPTDGFVQPFGDAPGDNHNVGENVYMQIINTARHYVWMTTPYLILDNEMLTALRIAAQSGIDVRIITPHYADKPYVHPVTRSYYRNLLEAGVRIYEYVPGFIHSKMFVCDDEMAVVGTTNMDYRSFFLHFECGIMFFGSSVVMKVRDDIRDTFEVCDEMTVDKVDALSLPKKFIQVFFKAFAPLM
- a CDS encoding VIT1/CCC1 transporter family protein; this translates as MGKTSDIPAEAITFLKKMQRIEADDMLTYAKIGRHVKDQHNKAVILKLAKDEERHAHIWTRYTGSKPKAHMFTVYWNYFLSFILGFTFIIKKMEKREDRTNLNYHTWEHVIPEARTIADDEEDHERQLLEMLDEERLRYLGSFVLGLSDALVELSGTLAGLTLALTNTRLIALSGMITGIAATLSMAGSEYLSKKNEDSPDNALKSSLYTGAAYLVTVALLILPYLLLPSHAWLTALIIMLATMLLIIIFFTYYVSVAKSLPFFKRFIQMAGISLSVAAISFGIGFLVKGWLGVDI
- a CDS encoding Trp family transcriptional regulator; protein product: MTDYDELIAVFASTTDTEKMKQLLDELLTPHEKKSVLLRWNLMNDLYQGMPQRGIASKYGISLCKVTRGSRILKQKDSYSRRLLSDKYDDHIQL
- a CDS encoding lysylphosphatidylglycerol synthase transmembrane domain-containing protein, producing MKNKLWNWVFIVVSLFAFMGYLVWKEGLTNIRLHVTSMAIGWLWVGILFQWVSHACDAMIIWKLSRDYPNSPSFLTCMRSILVGNMLGHITPMMAGNFPAQIALLTKDGMRAGDSATVLMAKAIAYQGGYACVIILSVLKGWLSGGFGLSSGIWLLIYAGMVVSIFAVLFFVLVLRAQKLISGIVKVVIRFLGKVKIVKNPQRLSERTVEEITRMGENVRGMKTTFSSWVGLIALGFLQVAFTMVFTYAVYRSLRLSGESIIDVGALQSFASLIHAYVPIPGGLGLGDSIFLQIMGTVMGERNVDFAMVVWRLLAFYLPIMYGVVAFGIKKKQKPVPDASAA
- a CDS encoding glycosyltransferase, which produces MDTPLYTVGQFCEAYPPVMDGVANVLMNYVSNLRKMNVDARSIVSGSEADVESDRDAGDFHVLRARLYPLPGMKPYGAVSYPRRFRKALDDINFDIVHAHEPAFLGRLAYKIARKRNIPFVITFHTQIKDDIKSVVKSTWMTEKILSMGMKIYDKADEVWVPSKEALDVIRSYGYQGPATIMMNCTDFVPPDDTLYASMRDTGRKAYMKDSSLPLLVYLGQQSVKKNIPFFLDALASIARDGDEFEMLMVGEGPDKKSFETYVEAHGLGKKVHFLGRITDREKVKTVLASSDVMIFPSLYDVASIAIREAAAYRLPVIGIEGSCTSSIIENGKNGYLSANDRQAFISLLRHAIREPEERARLGLSARDTIYHSWAEVVGVVDERYRSLINGYRSRQGKAPLV
- a CDS encoding DEAD/DEAH box helicase, whose product is MPDTVTFADLGLSARTLDVLKKKGFEEPTQIQKECIPLLLHEKTDVIGQARTGTGKTAAFGIPILETVDEHDSTVQALILAPTRELAVQVADEISSMRPSSGLSIAAIYGGASMSLQLRQLHRGVQIVVGTPGRVQDHLDRGTLNLENLKFMVLDEADEMLDMGFIEDIENILSRTPADKRMLCFSATMPAPIQNLAQRFMKDPKIVRVVSQDMTNLLTNQVCYEVRESDKLEALCRVIDVAVDFYGLVFCRTKLQCDEVTEKLVARGQDADALHGDLSQKQREAILNRFRRRQLSVLVATDVAARGIDIPDLTHVINYSIPQNPEAYIHRIGRTGRAGRSGTAVTFITPREYSKLKYIQRIAHTEIHRETVPAISDIMEAKRNRIATETESLLTVAESDQFRPLARHLLESHAAEDVVAALLTGLNKNALDESRYTYLSSDATGRRKGRFAETVDPESGLVRLFISRGTKDGLNRELLQEYVSNATNGSVSRLSDIDIGTTYSFASATPDDAKAVIDIFALNAPEGEGPLVTKAKPEPSSSSFHRRTPSRKAYQDRPRRTDRYDFKDEAGYHGGRERAEKENDSARSGYGEKRRSHGKYTADGGSGKGRSFKKEKKPSVLVGKDGRPFRKNSR
- a CDS encoding DUF2804 family protein, giving the protein MATHKRFALSGWERYVITAADGRYMLIVEVSCTGHKETVMIAFADMKKNDVAHAMGFRRRFRHSTILSHVSTEDGYITWANPVLRAAFVVRGNKRHLLFACPSLKLPDGRVGLDVNIILLQGIYEKQNKDMSLRKASSNQRSCWMGTITGMPVSGTLRLGEDMEAFSPDSAWAALDWCRKKGRVRLKKSPVLNATGIHDGAACSISLAMTSRSGSGERHSFISYEGKTYNLSGIIWEAHEYDGLLNAEIHDDAGMLNIRFIPAFSNQTEPSRLFGRVSGRFCPSIGKEIWIESFSGFIEERRITGATTCID